Proteins found in one Labrus bergylta chromosome 8, fLabBer1.1, whole genome shotgun sequence genomic segment:
- the prune gene encoding exopolyphosphatase PRUNE1, which translates to MEEFLSSCQRAVQVGPGEAGSGVHVVLGNEACDVDSMVSALTYAYYLSKTAQSQMLALPLMNVRQSDFVLRSDNVFLLRQLSLSPEHLLFRDQLDLRALHQEGHLRLTLVDHNVLPSSDNDLEGAVVEVIDHHLLEREASPTCPVTVEMVGSCATLVTERIIQKAPEILDQQLAQLLYAAVVLDCVNMAPSAGKVTPKDSQVAASLESRFPALPPRGALFNTLQSAKFDVSGLNTEQMLLKDMKAVSEGLNLAVSVLYITLEDFLQRAGLEAELSDFCLKFGFDLLLLMTISFNESKEPIRELAVFSHNNTCRHQVSSYLERARNPALNLCPISSPHPHITAYEQGNSLASRKKLLPIVKDFLKGRDGHGHLGDMEDEEEESQVPPTPMNSLVEGCPLDDGLPHISAHDLEEKFSKMGARGAH; encoded by the exons ATGGAGGAGTTTCTGTCGAGCTGCCAGCGAGCCgtgcag GTGGGCCCAGGTGAGGCGGGCTCAGGGGTCCATGTTGTCCTGGGTAATGAGGCCTGTGATGTGGACTCCATGGTGTCTGCTCTGACCTACGCCTACTACCTGTCCAAG acGGCTCAGAGTCAgatgctcgctctccctctgaTGAACGTTCGTCAGTCAGACTTCGTGCTGCGTTCAGATAACGTCTTCCTCCTGcgtcagctctctctctcacctgaaCACCTTTTGTTCAGAGATCAGCTCGACCTGAGAGCGCTGCATCAAGAGGGACACCTGAGGCTCACGCTGGTCGACCACAACGTCCTTCCCAG TTCTGACAATGACCTGGAGGGGGCGGTGGTGGAGGTGATTGATCATCACCTGCTGGAGAGAGAAGCCTCCCCCACTTGTCCTGTTACCGTGGAGATGGTGGGATCCTGTGCTACCTTGGTAACAGAACGCATCATACAGAAAGCTCCAGAAATCTTGGACCAGCAGCTCGCTCAGCTGCTCTAtg cggcGGTGGTGCTAGACTGTGTGAACATGGCGCCCTCTGCAGGTAAGGTCACACCTAAAGACAGTCAGGTGGCTGCGTCGTTGGAGAGCCGATTCCCTGCTCTGCCACCGAGAGGCGCTCTGTTCAACACGCTGCAGAGCGCCAAGTTTGATGTGTCAG GTCTGAACACGgagcagatgttgttgaaggaCATGAAGGCGGTCTCAGAAGGTTTAAATCTCGCCGTCTCTGTTCTCTACATCACTCTAGAG GACTTCCTGCAGAGGGCGGGGCTAGAGGCAGAGCTCTCAGATTTCTGTCTGAAATTCGGCTttgacctgctgctgctgatgacgATCTCCTTTAATGAGAGCAAAGAGCCAATCAGGGAGCTCGCTGTGTTCAGCCACAACAACACCTGCAGGCATCAG GTGAGCAGCTACCTGGAGCGGGCCCGTAACCCTGCCCTCAACCTCTGTCCAATCAGCAGCCCCCATCCTCACATCACAGCATATGAGCAGG GAAACTCTCTGGCCTCTCGTAAGAAGCTCCTCCCCATCGTCAAAGACTTCCTGAAAGGGCGGGACGGACACGGTCACCTAGGAGAcatggaggatgaggaggaggagtctcaGGTCCCTCCCACCCCGATGAACAGTCTTGTGGAGGGCTGTCCATTGGATGACGGCCTGCCGCACATCAGCGCCCACGACCTCGAGGAGAAGTTCAGCAAGATGGGCGCCAGAGGAGCACACTAA